tctgcttcccccaACACGTGGCGACCGGCCTCTCTGGGTCCTGCCCACCGTCTCTCTGACAgtctctcctgctcctctgggcACAATAAAGGTTTCCTGCATTCAAGTCatgtctccctccctccatgtGCCATGTTGGGAGGACCCCGTGGGTGGGTTCCCGGCAGCTGTGGGAGGGCAAATAGTGGTCCTCGGATGCCTGGGCAAGGGgagggtgggtggtggtgggagagggaggatgcaggcagcaggcaggggagagagagCCCTTTGGTGGGCCttgcaggagctggggaaagggcagAAGGCAGGACAGGCGCTGGCAGTGCTCCCTTGCCCGGTCTTCTCAGCCCGGGAGCGGCAGCAGCTCCGCCAGGTCCCGCTGCTCCGCAGAAGCAGGGCAGCATCTCCGGGCGTctgcacagaggaggctggaggagagccAGCGTTAAACCCCGTGCCCGGGAAATGGCCGTCGattgctggagagcagcttgtCAGGAAAggccctgggggtgctggtggacgCCAAGCTGAGCATGAGCCGGCAACGTGCGTTGGGGCAAAGGCAGCCGGcggtgtcctgggctgcatgcggaggaggtggagggaggggatcCTTGGCCTCCACTCGGCGCTGGCGAGGCCACCCCTGGGctgctgtgtccagtgctgggctccccagcacgGGAGAGATGTGGggctactggagagagtccagcaaagtgCCGCACACAGCTGCCGAAGGGACAGGGAGCACGTGTCCTCTGGGGAGAGCCTCAGAGAGATGGGACTGTTCCTCTTGGCGCTGAGGAGGctcggggtggggtggggggagtgtcTCGTCAGTGTGCACCCATGGCTGAAGGGAAGGCatcaagaagatggagccaggctcttttcagaggTGTCCAGTGCcaggacaagagacaatggGCACCAGCTGAAAGACGGGAGGCTCCGCCTCAACATCCCAAAGCCCTTTTTCCACTGTGAGGGTGAACGAGCCCTGGCACAAGTTGGCCCGGGAGGTTGTGGAGCCTGCGTCCTTGGAGACGTGCAAAAGCCGTGTGGCCACGGCGCTGGGCAGCCGGCTCggggtgaccctgcttgagggGGCAGCATGACAAGATGCCCTGCAAAGGCTCCTGCCACAACAgtcaggctgtgttttctgtgatttggCGTCTGCGGCAGAGAACCGAGGAGCACGGCGTGTGTTGGtctgtgctggggatggggaagtggaaggggaaagggaaggtgaaggaggagagggaaggggagaggggagtggaaggggaagggaaatgggatgaggaaggggaagggggagtagaaaaagaagggaagaggaagggaaaggaggaggagaagaggcaagggaaggggagggagaagcggtagggaaagaggaaagggagggagaaggggaaggagaagaagaagggggagaagcggaaaaaaagtagcaaaagggtacaaagaagaggaaagggcacTGGACGTTGttagggaagaggaagggaatgggAAGCCTCCcgtttcctttttctcccaggGCCTCAAGCTGAGCCAAGGAGGCACAAAGGTCTGGAGCTGCGGCAGGAATTGCTCCTGGCTGGCTCCCATCCCCTGGGGCAGCCGTGCTCACGCGCAGGGAGGCTGGAGGCCTGCAAACACCCCAGGGCTGCATGTCGTGCAGGCAGGGGAGCCACCTGCGTTCAGGCAGGGCCCTTGGAGCTCAGCCGCGGGaccgtggcggggggggggggtgtctcccaaaaggcagctcagccgggctctgctggggctgagcctgccctggcccggctggAGGGGGACACGCGCAGGGCGagggagccctgcagcccacgCTAGGCCttgaaaggaaaggcagagaggcaggTGTTGGATGCAGGCTTGCTTTATTGCAGTGCAGGAAAGCACCCACTGCAGAAAGACACacaaggcagaggcaggcaggttGTCACCCCGGGCTTCAAGAGAGGTGTTCCTTCAGGCTTCTCCCAGGCGGTGGCTGTTGTGGAGACAAGCAAGTGCCCTGTGGGACGATGGTGGAGTTGCACCATGCACCTGGGCATgggcaggagcaaggaggagaggCAAGATGGAGagaggggacggaggggagaaaggagaggaggtgtGAGGCTGAGGAGGCCCAGGGGCTctgggggctctggggctgggTCTAGCAGGGCCCACAGGTGTCCCACAGCTTCTTGCTGTAGCGGGGCAAGGCACAAGGGCTGCAGGCGGGAGAAGCGTAGGGTCTGCCAAAGGTGCAGAGGCCCCCCGAGCCCAGGGTGGCGCCGGCGCCGTAGaggcctcccagccccaggttGCCCCCAAAGGCGGGTGCTCCGGAGGAGCCCACCACGGcttgctgggggaaggagctgaggatggggccgggGAAGGTGACGACGACGGGGGGCGGCTGGATGAAGGCCGTCGAGTCGGGGCACTGCCGGGCGCACAGCTCGTTGCAGCTCTCAGCGATGGGCTGGGGGACGGCGACGCCGGTTTTCGGTGGGCACAGGTCGTAGCAAGACATCTTTGTGCGAGAGAGCTGAGCCTGAAACACGCGGGAGCCAAGGACAGGTGTCATGAGCGAGGAGGAGATCCCGTGGCCGAGCAGTGCCCTGttcccagggctgccctggagctggaggggccggagccgccACCTTGCCCGCACTGCCTGCCGCTTGCTCTTtgcccagccagcccccctCAGCGCCCTGCTCTCCGCACCCCTTGCCTTGCCCTCTCTGCACACAGAGGGCACGCAAGCCCTCCCCGAGAGCCTGTGCGAGGCCTGGCTCTGCGCGTCTGGGCCACggggctccttcctcctccctccgccACTCAGCCCGCCCTGGCCCTCCAAGCCTGCTGCCAGCACGCCCATGGCCAGCAGTGCTCTCCTGGCCACGGAGTCCCCACGCCAGCCCCTGCCAGAGGAGGCCGAGAGCTGCAGGCACCCACCTACCCTGTTCCTGAGCAGAGCGAGGCAGGAGCGGCGGATGCCAGCGCTTGCCGAGGGCAGCGCTTTTATGCCGGGCTGGCGAGTGCGGGGAGGAGCTGGCCGCGCTGGGGGCACGTGGCCCGCAGCGGCCgagcccctgcctcctccctgcgtGGCATGGGGCTGTTTTGCTGATGCTGTTTCCTCTCCAGCCCCAACCTGCTCTATCAGCCCCTGCAATTACCCCGCTTGGATGCTTGCCAGCTGCCACCTCACGGGCCGAATGAGCCCAGCTGTCTTTTCATTATCTCGGTGTGTAAGAGGGCATGCAGCGTGACAAAGGCTGACTGCGAGCGCCCTGCGTGCCATAGCACTTGCCCAAGGGCTCGGGCTCGGGGCGGCcccttgctttctttgcagagcCACAGGGAAGACCAGGGTCCTGGTGCTGGCCAGGAAGGCGGCCTTGCAAAGGCCTCCCGCATGCCAGTGACCGCGTGACGTGCGCCGTGTGGCTATTATCCGCAGAGGCGCGAGGTTACGAAATGCCAAATCAAAGGCACTCCTCTCGGGCACTGCCTGCTCAGCACGATGCATCACTCAGCAGCCCAAAGGAGCCGGTCTCCATCCACCTGAAGGCGTTAGCCATCGACCTCTGCAATTCTGGGGGAGAAAACCCCCTCGTGCTCTTCCCTGAGGTGCATGGTGCAAGGAGCACAGACCCCACCTGGGCCCGCACGGCACAGGCTCGTGCcagccctcccccagcccctcgcaAGTGTCCCGGGAGCCCCATTGCTGGGGGACGGTGCTGGGCCGGGGCTGcccttggggtgctggggagatggGAACTCTGCCTGGTGGCATGACCGCAGCAGCCCCCGGCTGGCTCGGCCCCGCCGGCGCTCGCGGtgtctctcctcccagcagagcctggctgcgGGCGCGGGGCAGACATGTCTTCCCCGGGCAGAGCACGAGGCAGGCAGCGGGgagctgcagaagcacagccCTCTCCTGCTGTGCGCAGACCCCAGCAGGGAGATGCCCGCTATCATTTAGCCCTCGAAccagaaaggggaggaaagccTCGGAAGTGGCAGGTGCTGGCCTGGCGAGGGGATGCTGACTCAgggaggggcaggagctggacaGCCCCATCATCATTGGCAGGAGGGAGTGCCGCCTCTGCAGACTGGCCCAGGTGGTGCTGAGCAATGGCGGGGCTGCTATAAaagctctgcctctgccaggcTCCCCCAAGCACTGCTCTGGCCACCTTTGCCTCTGGGAACAGGGTAAGTCTGTGAGCGTTTCTCCTCCCGGCCCCCtgctccggccccggcccctccgcctCGGGCGCTCGCCTCTGCTGCTCTCTTGCAATCTCTGCCTTCTTGCAGAGCACCGTCCGATCCTGCGCAAAGATGTCTTGCTACGACCTGTGCCCACCGAAAACCGGCGTCGCCGTCCCCCAGCCCATCGCTGAGAGCTGCAACGAGCTGTGCGCCCGGCAGTGCCCCGACTCGACGGCCTTCATCCAGCCGCCCCCCGTCGTCGTCACCTTCcccggccccatcctcagctccttcccccagcaagCCGTGGTGGGCTCCTCCGGAGCACCCGCCTTTGGGGGCaacctggggctgggaggcctCTACGGCGCCGGCGCCACCCTGGGCTCGGGGGGCCTCTGCACCTTTGGCAGACCCTACGCTTCTCCCGCCTGCAGCCCTTGTGCCTTGCCCCGCTACAGCAAGAAGCTGTGGGACACCTGTGGGCCCTGCTAgacccagctcagccccaggcgctgcccccagcccaaacgccaacaccaccacccaagcagggctgagctggcgGGCACGGGGCACTGAGGAGAGCTGAGCATCGCCAGCCCCAGCCAACGCCTGGGCAGCCGGCAGTGCCACCCAccctcagcccttccctgccctcttctcctgccctctgctctcctcccctcccctcccctctcgtCCCAGCTGTcggatggggcaggaggtggaCCCGAAAGGCCCTGCGAGGCTGATGGGCCAAGTCCTCGGGATCTGGCATGCCGCGCCAAGGGGGCATCTGGAGCGAGAGGCGATGCCCTGGAGAAGatccctctgcttcccccaACACGTGGCGACCGGCCTCTCTGGGTCCTGCCCACCGTCTCTCTGACAgtctctcctgctcctctgggcACAATAAAGGTTTCCTGCATTCAAGTCatgtctccctccctccatgtGCCATGTTGGGAGGACCCCGTGGGTGGGTTCCCGGCAGCTGTGGGAGGGCAAATAGTGGTCCTCGGATGCCTGGGCAAGGGgagggtgggtggtggtgggagagggaggatgcaggcagcaggcaggggagagagagCCCTTTGGTGGGCCttgcaggagctggggaaagggcagAAGGCAGGACAGGCGCTGGCAGTGCTCCCTTGCCCGGTCTTCTCAGCCCGGGAGCGGCAGCAGCTCCGCCAGGTCCCGCTGCTCCGCAGAAGCAGGGCAGCATCTCCGGGCGTctgcacagaggaggctggaggagagccAGCGTTAAACCCCGTGCCCGGGAAATGGCCGTCGattgctggagagcagcttgtCAGGAAAggccctgggggtgctggtggacgCCAAGCTGAGCATGAGCCGGCAACGTGCGTTGGGGCAAAGGCAGCCGGcggtgtcctgggctgcatgcggaggaggtggagggaggggatcCTTGGCCTCCACTCGGCGCTGGCGAGGCCACCCCTGGGctgctgtgtccagtgctgggctccccagcacgGGAGAGATGTGGggctactggagagagtccagcaaagtgCCGCACACAGCTGCCGAAGGGACAGGGAGCACGTGTCCTCTGGGGAGAGCCTCAGAGAGATGGGACTGTTCCTCTTGGCGCTGAGGAGGctcggggtggggtggggggagtgtcTCGTCAGTGTGCACCCATGGCTGAAGGGAAGGCatcaagaagatggagccaggctcttttcagaggTGTCCAGTGCcaggacaagagacaatggGCACCAGCTGAAAGACGGGAGGCTCCGCCTCAACATCCCAAAGCCCTTTTTCCACTGTGAGGGTGAACGAGCCCTGGCACAAGTTGGCCCGGGAGGTTGTGGAGCCTGCGTCCTTGGAGACGTGCAAAAGCCGTGTGGCCACGGCGCTGGGCAGCCGGCTCggggtgaccctgcttgagggGGCAGCATGACAAGATGCCCTGCAAAGGCTCCTGCCACAACAgtcaggctgtgttttctgtgatttggCGTCTGCGGCAGAGAACCGAGGAGCACGGCGTGTGTTGGtctgtgctggggatggggaagtggaaggggaaagggaaggtgaaggaggagagggaaggggagaggggagtggaaggggaagggaaatgggatgaggaaggggaagggggagtagaaaaagaagggaagaggaagggaaaggaggaggagaagaggcaagggaaggggagggagaagcggtagggaaagaggaaagggagggagaaggggaaggagaagaagaagggggagaagcggaaaaaaagtagcaaaagggtacaaagaagaggaaagggcacTGGACGTTGttagggaagaggaagggaatgggAAGCCTCCcgtttcctttttctcccaggGCCTCAAGCTGAGCCAAGGAGGCACAAAGGTCTGGAGCTGCGGCAGGAATTGCTCCTGGCTGGCTCCCATCCCCTGGGGCAGCCGTGCTCACGCGCAGGGAGGCTGGAGGCCTGCAAACACCCCAGGGCTGCATGTCGTGCAGGCAGGGGAGCCACCTGCGTTCAGGCAGGGCCCTTGGAGCTCAGCCGCGGGaccgtggcggggggggggggtgtctcccaaaaggcagctcagccgggctctgctggggctgagcctgccctggcccggctggAGGGGGACACGCGCAGGGCGagggagccctgcagcccacgCTAGGCCttgaaaggaaaggcagagaggcaggTGTTGGATGCAGGCTTGCTTTATTGCAGTGCAGGAAAGCACCCACTGCAGAAAGACACacaaggcagaggcaggcaggttGTCACCCCGGGCTTCAAGAGAGGTGTTCCTTCAGGCTTCTCCCAGGCGGTGGCTGTTGTGGAGACAAGCAAGTGCCCTGTGGGACGATGGTGGAGTTGCACCATGCACCTGGGCATgggcaggagcaaggaggagaggCAAGATGGAGagaggggacggaggggagaaaggagaggaggtgtGAGGCTGAGGAGGCCCAGGGGCTctgggggctctggggctgggTCTAGCAGGGCCCACAGGTGTCCCACAGCTTCTTGCTGTAGCGGGGCAAGGCACAAGGGCTGCAGGCGGGAGAAGCGTAGGGTCTGCCAAAGGTGCAGAGGCCCCCCGAGCCCAGGGTGGCGCCGGCGCCGTAGaggcctcccagccccaggttGCCCCCAAAGGCGGGTGCTCCGGAGGAGCCCACCACGGcttgctgggggaaggagctgaggatggggccgggGAAGGTGACGACGACGGGGGGCGGCTGGATGAAGGCCGTCGAGTCGGGGCACTGCCGGGCGCACAGCTCGTTGCAGCTCTCAGCGATGGGCTGGGGGACGGCGACGCCGGTTTTCGGTGGGCACAGGTCGTAGCAAGACATCTTTGTGCGAGAGAGCTGAGCCTGAAACACGCGGGAGCCAAGGACAGGTGTCATGAGCGAGGAGGAGATCCCGTGGCCGAGCAGTGCCCTGttcccagggctgccctggagctggaggggccggagccgccACCTTGCCCGCACTGCCTGCCGCTTGCTCTTtgcccagccagcccccctCAGCGCCCTGCTCTCCGCACCCCTTGCCTTGCCCTCTCTGCACACAGAGGGCACGCAAGCCCTCCCCGAGAGCCTGTGCGAGGCCTGGCTCTGCGCGTCTGGGCCACggggctccttcctcctccctccgccACTCAGCCCGCCCTGGCCCTCCAAGCCTGCTGCCAGCACGCCCATGGCCAGCAGTGCTCTCCTGGCCACGGAGTCCCCACGCCAGCCCCTGCCAGAGGAGGCCGAGAGCTGCAGGCACCCACCTACCCTGTTCCCGAGCAGAGCGAGGCAGGAGCGGCGGATGCCAGCGCTTGCCGAGGGCAGCGCTTTTATGCCGGGCTGGCGAGTGCGGGGAGGAGCTGGCCGCGCTGGGGGCACGTGGCCCGCAGCGGCCgagcccctgcctcctccctgcgtGGCATGGGGCTGTTTTGCTGATGCTGTTTCCTCTCCAGCCCCAACCTGCTCTATCAGCCCCTGCAATTACCCCGCTTGGATGCTTGCCAGCTGCCACCTCACGGGCCGAATGAGCCCAGCTGTCTTTTCATTATCTCGGTGTGTAAGAGGGCATGCAGCGTGACAAAGGCTGACTGCGAGCGCCCTGCGTGCCATAGCACTTGCCCAAGGGCTCGGGCTCGGGGCGGCcccttgctttctttgcagagcCACAGGGAAGACCAGGGTCCTGGTGCTGGCCAGGAAGGCGGCCTTGCAAAGGCCTCCCGCATGCCAGTGACCGCGTGACGTGCGCCGTGTGGCTATTATCCGCAGAGGCGCGAGGTTACGAAATGCCAAATCAAAGGCACTCCTCTCGGGCACTGCCTGCTCAGCACGATGCATCACTCAGCAGCCCAAAGGAGCCGGTCTCCATCCACCTGAAGGCGTTAGCCATCGACCTCTGCAATTCTGGGGGAGAAAACCCCCTCGTGCTCTTCCCTGAGGTGCATGGTGCAAGGAGCACAGACCCCACCTGGGCCCGCACGGCACAGGCTCGTGCcagccctcccccagcccctcgcaAGTGTCCCGGGAGCCCCATTGCTGGGGGACGGTGCTGGGCCGGGGCTGcccttggggtgctggggagatggGAACTCTGCCTGGTGGCATGACCGCAGCAGCCCCCGGCTGGCTCGGCCCCGCCGGCGCTCGCGGtgtctctcctcccagcagagcctggctgcgGGCACGGGGCAGACATGTCTTCCCCGGGCAGAGCACGAGGCAGGCAGCGGGgagctgcagaagcacagccCTCTCCTGCTGTGCGCAGACCCCAGCAGGGAGATGCCTGCTATCATTTAGCCCTCGAAccagaaaggggaggaaagccTCGGAAGTGGCAGGTGCTGGCCTGGCGAGGGGATGCTGACTCAgggaggggcaggagctggacaGCCCCATCATCATTGGCAGGAGGGAGTGCCGCCTCTGCAGACTGGCCCAGGTGGTGCTGAGCAATGGCGGGGCTGCTATAAaagctctgcctctgccaggcTCCCCCAAGCACTGCTCTGGCCACCTTTGCCTCTGGGAACAGGGTAAGTCTGTGAGCGTTTCTCCTCCCGGCCCCCtgctccggccccggcccctccgcctCGGGCGCTCGCCTCTGCTGCTCGCCTCTGCTGCTCTCTTGCAATCTCTGCCTTCTTGCAGAGCACCGTCCGATCCTGCGCAAAGATGTCTTGCTACGACCTGTGCCCACCGAAAACCGGCGTCGCCGTCCCCCAGCCCATCGCTGAGAGCTGCAACGAGCTGTGCGCCCGGCAGTGCCCCGACTCGACGGCCTTCATCCAGCCGCCCCCCGTCGTCGTCACCTTCcccggccccatcctcagctccttcccccagcaagCCGTGGTGGGCTCCTCCGGAGCACCCGCCTTTGGGGGCaacctggggctgggaggcctCTACGGCGCCGGCGCCACCCTGGGCTCGGGGGGCCTCTGCACCTTTGGCAGACCCTACGCTTCTCCCGCCTGCAGCCCTTGTGCCTTGCCCCGCTACAGCAAGAAGCTGTGGGACACCTGTGGGCCCTGCTAgacccagctcagccccaggcgctgcccccagcccaaacgccaacaccaccacccaagcagggctgagctggcgGGCACGGGGCACTGAGGAGAGCTGAGCATCGCCAGCCCCAGCCAACGCCTGGGCAGCCGGCAGTGCCACCCAccctcagcccttccctgccctcttctcctgccctctgctctcctcccctcccctcccctctcgtCCCAGCTGTcggatggggcaggaggtggaCCCGAAAGGCCCTGCGAGGCTGATGGGCCAAGTCCTCGGGATCTGGCATGCCGCGCCAAGGGGGCATCTGGAGCGAGAGGCGATGCCCTGGAGAAGatccctctgcttcccccaACACGTGGCGACCGGCCTCTCTGGGTCCTGCCCACCGTCTCTCTGACAgtctctcctgctcctctgggcACAATAAAGGTTTCCTGCATTCAAGTCatgtctccctccctccatgtGCCATGTTGGGAGGACCCCGTGGGTGGGTTCCCGGCAGCTGTGGGAGGGCAAATAGTGGTCCTCGGATGCCTGGGCAAGGGgagggtgggtggtggtgggagagggaggatgcaggcagcaggcaggggagagagagCCCTTTGGTGGGCCttgcaggagctggggaaagggcagAAGGCAGGACAGGCGCTGGCAGTGCTCCCTTGCCCGGTCTTCTCAGCCCGGGAGCGGCAGCAGCTCCGCCAGGTCCCGCTGCTCCGCA
This genomic interval from Buteo buteo chromosome 11, bButBut1.hap1.1, whole genome shotgun sequence contains the following:
- the LOC142036360 gene encoding feather keratin 3-like, giving the protein MSCYDLCPPKTGVAVPQPIAESCNELCARQCPDSTAFIQPPPVVVTFPGPILSSFPQQAVVGSSGAPAFGGNLGLGGLYGAGATLGSGGLCTFGRPYASPACSPCALPRYSKKLWDTCGPC
- the LOC142036361 gene encoding feather keratin 3-like yields the protein MSCYDLCPPKTGVAVPQPIAESCNELCARQCPDSTAFIQPPPVVVTFPGPILSSFPQQAVVGSSGAPAFGGNLGLGGLYGAGATLGSGGLCTFGRPYASPACSPCALPRYSKKLWDTCGPC
- the LOC142036359 gene encoding uncharacterized protein LOC142036359; this encodes MGVLAAGLEGQGGLSGGGRRKEPRGPDAQSQASHRLSGRACVPSVCREGKARGAESRALRGAGWAKSKRQAVRARWRLRPLQLQGSPGNRALLGHGISSSLMTPVLGSRVFQAQLSRTKMSCYDLCPPKTGVAVPQPIAESCNELCARQCPDSTAFIQPPPVVVTFPGPILSSFPQQAVVGSSGAPAFGGNLGLGGLYGAGATLGSGGLCTFGRPYASPACSPCALPRYSKKLWDTCGPC